The Deltaproteobacteria bacterium genome contains a region encoding:
- a CDS encoding aquaporin codes for MEAGELATFMIAACVVVALLYHPSSSVGALVSSDVVRRLLTGIAMGLTAIAIVYSPWGKRSGAHFNPAVTLTFLRLGKVAPWDAAFYVFAQFVGGWVGVALCVVLLGDLIRHPSVNYVATVPGAAGIQIAFLSEFVMSFGLMTVVLTVSNTPRLARFTGVLVGAVVAAYIAIEAPLSGMSLNPARSLGPALVGHVWSALWVYFIAPPLGMLLAAEVYARVNGVGCAKLHHDNPLRCIFCEHHAQPRAIVSRAPRPLVG; via the coding sequence ATGGAGGCCGGTGAACTCGCGACCTTCATGATCGCGGCGTGTGTTGTCGTCGCGCTGCTCTATCATCCCAGCTCGTCGGTTGGCGCGCTGGTGTCGAGCGACGTCGTACGCCGCCTGTTGACGGGCATCGCCATGGGCCTGACCGCGATCGCGATCGTCTACTCGCCGTGGGGCAAGCGGTCCGGCGCGCACTTCAATCCCGCGGTGACGTTGACGTTCCTTCGGCTCGGCAAAGTCGCGCCGTGGGACGCCGCGTTTTACGTGTTCGCTCAGTTCGTCGGCGGCTGGGTTGGCGTTGCGCTCTGTGTGGTACTGCTCGGCGATCTGATTCGCCATCCGAGCGTGAACTACGTGGCCACCGTGCCGGGAGCGGCGGGGATACAGATCGCCTTTCTCTCTGAGTTCGTGATGTCCTTCGGCCTGATGACCGTGGTGCTCACCGTGTCCAACACGCCACGACTGGCGCGCTTCACCGGAGTGTTGGTTGGTGCGGTCGTGGCGGCATACATCGCCATCGAGGCGCCGCTATCCGGCATGAGCTTGAATCCGGCGCGCAGCCTCGGACCCGCGCTTGTCGGCCACGTGTGGTCGGCGCTGTGGGTGTACTTCATCGCGCCGCCGCTCGGCATGCTGCTAGCGGCCGAAGTGTACGCGCGGGTGAACGGCGTCGGCTGCGCCAAGCTGCATCACGACAATCCGTTGCGTTGCATTTTCTGCGAGCATCACGCCCAGCCGCGGGCCATTGTGAGTCGCGCGCCGCGGCCGC